A genomic window from Halorubrum trapanicum includes:
- a CDS encoding enoyl-CoA hydratase/isomerase family protein, with the protein MIRTRTDGDVRVVTLDRPEARNALRPADLTALREAFDGAEGDGHPPVTYLRGAGDAFCAGADLDAVAALDDPAAFARRGQRAAAAIEDSPSTVVCGIDGPARGGGVELALAADVRAATPRATLGEPGVSLGLFGAWGGTVRLPRVMGEGDALDFALSGRVLDAEAALRTGLVSRVVDDPRSVADEIAAGEADALAAIKRRIRDRRESGTQEDAEAAAFADLHDAHAAEIARLRGE; encoded by the coding sequence GTGATCCGCACCCGAACCGACGGCGACGTGCGCGTCGTCACGCTCGACCGTCCCGAGGCGCGCAACGCGCTGCGACCCGCGGACCTGACCGCTCTCCGCGAGGCGTTCGACGGGGCCGAAGGCGACGGCCACCCGCCGGTCACGTACCTCCGCGGCGCGGGCGACGCCTTCTGCGCCGGCGCCGACCTCGACGCGGTCGCCGCGCTCGACGACCCGGCGGCGTTCGCCCGGCGGGGACAGCGGGCGGCCGCCGCGATCGAGGACTCTCCCTCGACCGTCGTCTGCGGGATCGACGGCCCGGCGCGCGGCGGCGGCGTGGAGCTGGCGCTGGCGGCGGACGTGAGAGCCGCGACCCCGCGAGCGACGCTGGGCGAGCCCGGCGTCTCCCTCGGGCTGTTCGGCGCTTGGGGCGGCACGGTCAGGCTTCCGCGCGTCATGGGCGAGGGTGACGCGCTGGACTTCGCGCTTTCGGGACGGGTCCTCGACGCGGAGGCCGCGCTGCGGACCGGGCTCGTTTCTCGGGTCGTCGACGACCCGCGCTCGGTGGCCGACGAGATCGCGGCGGGCGAGGCCGATGCGCTCGCGGCGATCAAGCGCCGGATCCGGGACCGGCGTGAGAGCGGGACGCAGGAAGATGCGGAGGCCGCGGCGTTCGCCGACCTTCACGACGCGCACGCGGCGGAGATCGCGCGACTGCGGGGAGAGTGA
- a CDS encoding inorganic phosphate transporter, with protein sequence MVEILLLVGIAVAAFVGYNIGGATTGPAFGPAVGADVLSKAGAAALMSVFFFVGAGTLGQRVVTTLGEDLVTGANVFTLETSIIVLFFIGGALFVGNFAGVPASTSMTAVGAIAGLGIATDTLDWAVMGEIAIWWLVAPIIGFWVSGVVGRYFYSAIDRWVAIESTEGALFELDRSGLIPRPVLGPNTTRRELTGGVVVIAIGCLMAFSSGTSNIANAIAPLVALDGVEMTPMILLGSAAVAVGAFTIARRTLDTLGNDITDLPLTAAIVVAVVSSGIVISLSAVGIPASFVIIATMSIVGLGWGRATRTVTVRQGISGEKEPTVSVGALAADEMPEIGEGDASDVPSASDLFNPATSARVVLMQNVVPILSTVGALVTFTALFAFVW encoded by the coding sequence ATGGTCGAGATTCTTCTCCTCGTCGGGATCGCGGTGGCGGCGTTCGTCGGATACAACATCGGTGGGGCGACGACGGGGCCTGCGTTCGGGCCGGCCGTCGGCGCGGACGTGTTGTCGAAGGCGGGCGCGGCGGCGCTGATGTCGGTGTTCTTCTTCGTCGGCGCCGGGACGCTGGGCCAGCGCGTGGTGACGACGCTGGGCGAGGACCTCGTCACCGGCGCGAACGTGTTCACGCTGGAGACGAGCATCATCGTCCTCTTCTTCATCGGCGGCGCGCTGTTCGTCGGCAACTTCGCCGGCGTGCCGGCGTCGACGTCGATGACGGCGGTCGGCGCCATCGCGGGGCTGGGCATCGCGACGGACACCCTCGACTGGGCGGTGATGGGCGAGATCGCGATCTGGTGGCTCGTCGCGCCGATCATCGGGTTCTGGGTGTCCGGCGTCGTCGGTCGCTACTTCTACTCGGCGATCGACCGCTGGGTGGCGATCGAAAGCACGGAGGGCGCGCTGTTCGAGCTCGACCGCTCCGGGCTCATTCCGCGGCCGGTCCTCGGCCCGAACACGACGCGCCGGGAGCTGACGGGCGGGGTCGTCGTCATCGCCATCGGCTGCCTGATGGCGTTCTCCTCGGGCACCTCGAACATCGCGAACGCCATCGCGCCGCTCGTCGCGCTCGACGGCGTGGAGATGACGCCGATGATCCTCCTCGGAAGCGCGGCGGTCGCGGTCGGCGCGTTCACCATCGCCCGCCGGACGCTCGACACGCTCGGCAACGACATCACCGACCTCCCGCTGACGGCCGCCATCGTCGTCGCGGTCGTCTCCTCGGGGATCGTCATCAGCCTCTCGGCGGTCGGCATCCCCGCCTCGTTCGTGATCATCGCGACGATGTCGATCGTCGGGCTCGGCTGGGGCCGCGCGACCCGCACGGTGACCGTGCGACAGGGGATCAGCGGCGAGAAGGAGCCGACGGTCTCGGTCGGCGCGCTCGCGGCCGACGAGATGCCGGAGATCGGCGAGGGCGACGCGAGCGATGTCCCCTCGGCGTCGGACCTGTTCAATCCGGCCACGAGCGCGCGGGTCGTGCTGATGCAAAACGTCGTGCCGATCCTCTCGACGGTGGGCGCGCTGGTGACGTTCACCGCGCTCTTCGCGTTCGTCTGGTAG
- a CDS encoding undecaprenyl diphosphate synthase family protein gives MGLYDAYLATRHRLHDAEPPAHVALVLTERDLLADGAFDTLSSAIGWAFEYGAERVTVSVSVLDGAVAPTLVRELRRLDAPAETVVRGPDDDGSPEAASDPAAGAAADDDADAPVRILVGLGGKAEFAGAVRDLASDVAAGEVRPEAIDETDIAERLLFPEEPDLVIKTGAERLSDFAIWQSVYAELYFTDVNWRDFRRREYLRAVLDFQDRQRRFGR, from the coding sequence GTGGGTCTCTACGACGCCTACCTCGCGACGCGCCACCGCCTCCACGACGCCGAGCCGCCGGCGCACGTCGCCTTGGTCCTCACCGAACGCGACCTCCTCGCCGACGGCGCGTTCGACACGCTGTCGTCGGCGATCGGCTGGGCGTTCGAGTACGGCGCGGAGCGCGTCACCGTCTCCGTCTCCGTCCTCGACGGCGCGGTCGCCCCGACGCTCGTCCGGGAGCTGCGCCGCCTCGACGCGCCGGCCGAGACGGTGGTCCGTGGTCCCGACGACGACGGCTCGCCGGAGGCGGCCAGCGACCCCGCGGCGGGCGCCGCCGCTGACGACGACGCCGACGCACCGGTTCGGATCCTGGTCGGCCTCGGCGGCAAGGCGGAGTTCGCCGGCGCGGTCCGCGACCTGGCGAGCGACGTCGCGGCCGGCGAGGTGAGGCCCGAGGCGATCGACGAGACGGACATCGCAGAGCGGCTGCTGTTCCCCGAGGAGCCCGACCTGGTCATCAAGACGGGCGCCGAGCGGCTCTCCGACTTCGCCATCTGGCAGTCGGTGTACGCCGAGCTCTACTTCACCGACGTGAACTGGCGCGACTTCCGCAGGCGGGAGTACCTCCGCGCAGTCTTGGACTTCCAGGACCGACAGCGCCGGTTCGGCAGGTAG
- a CDS encoding DUF5812 family protein — MTDEKESTFLVTHVESDSAVLKDVHDGQVHTLSSNPGLDVDDAVEATVAPDPPMEVTYQVIEVAERRSLSIEESPEPPTVHERELAAETPTGELAREERAGVGEVHVLTPPESETEAAVDDVIDDREGTLSRAARLGVNRVEIRSEPGVVAVRYLP; from the coding sequence ATGACCGACGAGAAGGAGAGCACGTTCCTCGTCACGCACGTCGAGAGCGACTCGGCCGTGCTGAAGGACGTCCACGACGGGCAGGTACACACGCTGAGCTCGAACCCCGGCCTCGACGTCGACGACGCCGTCGAGGCGACCGTCGCCCCCGACCCGCCGATGGAGGTCACCTATCAGGTGATCGAGGTCGCGGAGCGCCGGTCGCTGTCGATCGAGGAGAGCCCGGAGCCGCCGACCGTCCACGAGCGCGAGCTCGCCGCCGAGACGCCCACCGGGGAGCTCGCCCGCGAGGAGCGCGCGGGCGTCGGCGAGGTCCATGTCCTGACGCCGCCGGAGTCGGAGACGGAGGCGGCGGTCGACGACGTGATCGACGACCGCGAGGGGACGCTCTCGCGGGCGGCCCGGCTCGGCGTGAACCGCGTCGAGATCCGGTCGGAGCCCGGCGTCGTGGCGGTCCGATACCTCCCGTAG
- the secF gene encoding protein translocase subunit SecF — protein MVAIEVPEVNYTDYSNRQLAAVPLAFLVLALAIIGGWFVATGAPANMGLEFTGGVELRVAADGGNVEQQVQTAFDREPDAVRTIPGDDVVVVTFQAAEDDPEGLASDLQDQAEAAGLTTTAVDQVSPSFASDTARTALFGVALAFLGMSVLVFALFRTFVPSLAVVASAFSDLVIPVAAMNLLGIQMTLGTIAALLMIIGYSVDSDILLNDSVLRRTGEFYESVSRAMRTGVTMTLTSIAAMVVMAVVASVFGVGLLRDIGIILSVGLCADLMNTYLLNVSLLRWYKFEGVAR, from the coding sequence ATGGTAGCGATCGAGGTGCCGGAGGTCAACTACACCGACTACTCGAACCGGCAGCTCGCGGCGGTGCCGCTCGCGTTTCTGGTCCTCGCATTGGCGATCATCGGCGGCTGGTTCGTGGCCACCGGTGCGCCGGCGAACATGGGACTAGAGTTCACCGGCGGCGTCGAGCTGCGAGTCGCAGCGGACGGAGGAAACGTCGAACAACAAGTTCAGACAGCGTTTGACCGCGAGCCTGACGCGGTCCGGACGATCCCCGGCGACGACGTCGTCGTCGTCACGTTCCAGGCGGCCGAAGACGACCCGGAGGGGCTCGCGAGCGACCTCCAGGACCAGGCGGAGGCGGCGGGACTGACGACGACCGCGGTCGACCAGGTGTCGCCGAGCTTCGCGAGCGACACCGCGCGTACCGCCCTCTTCGGCGTGGCGCTCGCGTTCCTCGGGATGAGCGTGCTCGTGTTCGCGCTGTTCCGGACGTTCGTTCCCTCGCTCGCGGTCGTCGCGTCCGCGTTCTCCGACCTCGTGATACCGGTCGCGGCGATGAACCTCCTCGGTATCCAGATGACGCTCGGGACGATCGCGGCGCTGCTGATGATCATCGGCTACAGCGTCGACTCGGACATCCTGTTGAACGACTCCGTGCTGCGCCGCACCGGCGAGTTCTACGAGTCGGTCAGCCGCGCGATGCGGACCGGGGTGACGATGACGCTCACCTCCATCGCCGCGATGGTCGTGATGGCGGTCGTCGCCTCGGTGTTCGGCGTCGGGCTCCTCCGTGACATCGGGATCATCCTCTCGGTCGGGCTGTGCGCCGACCTGATGAACACGTACCTGTTGAACGTCTCGCTGCTTCGCTGGTACAAGTTCGAGGGGGTGGCCCGGTAA
- a CDS encoding preprotein translocase subunit SecD, with protein MLEPIKENWRILLLVLVVIGSTVTLFGPGFGPEPAPGESASEAKQGITNLQYGLDLAGGTRVRAPLSGYTATDVALGGESPEAVAEAVAAELDNASTRDIGVVPDESAVEVTEPSVTESQFRAAMDAAGYEYDGIRSGVTEETREATIEIIQGKINEAGLSGGSVQQVQSITGEYFILVEVPGQGRQEVIDLLEDRGTVRIDIAYPDGNGTAVQEGALIQDDFEEIGTATQSDRGTGAYVPVTVRNTAESGQSPAHAFQDAVARRGFADAYQTQADRCGYNSETGELENSNPCLLLVVDGEVVNSFGMAPDLADSMAAGSWAETGNFRLTTGEFTEAQTISLNLRAGALPADLDISGEGTSSSISASQGENFRTYSLIIGVLSVFAVAGMVFLRYREPRVALPMIVTALAEVYALLGFAALLGYPLELAVIAGFIAVVGTGVDDLVIIADQVMSEGDVSSRTVFNSRFRQAFWVIGAAAATTIIAMSPLMVLSLGDLSGFAIFTVLGVLIGVLITRPAYGDILRRLLTVR; from the coding sequence ATGCTCGAACCGATCAAGGAGAACTGGCGGATCCTGCTGCTCGTCCTCGTCGTGATCGGGTCGACGGTGACGTTGTTCGGCCCCGGGTTCGGTCCGGAGCCGGCGCCCGGCGAGAGCGCGAGCGAGGCCAAACAGGGGATCACGAACCTCCAGTACGGGCTCGATCTCGCGGGCGGCACGCGCGTCCGCGCGCCGCTGTCGGGATACACCGCCACAGACGTGGCGCTCGGGGGTGAGAGTCCAGAGGCGGTCGCGGAGGCGGTCGCGGCCGAGTTGGACAACGCCTCCACGCGGGACATCGGCGTCGTTCCCGACGAGAGCGCGGTGGAGGTCACGGAGCCGTCCGTGACCGAGTCCCAGTTCCGCGCGGCGATGGACGCCGCCGGCTACGAGTACGACGGGATCCGCTCGGGCGTCACCGAGGAGACGCGAGAGGCGACGATAGAGATAATCCAAGGGAAGATCAACGAGGCGGGCCTCTCCGGCGGGAGCGTTCAGCAGGTCCAGTCGATCACCGGCGAGTACTTCATCCTCGTCGAGGTGCCGGGGCAGGGCCGGCAGGAAGTGATCGACCTCCTCGAGGACCGCGGGACCGTTCGGATCGACATCGCGTACCCCGACGGGAACGGCACCGCGGTCCAGGAGGGGGCGCTGATCCAAGACGACTTCGAGGAGATCGGGACCGCGACGCAGAGCGACCGCGGCACCGGAGCGTACGTGCCCGTTACCGTCCGCAACACCGCCGAAAGCGGGCAGTCGCCGGCACACGCCTTCCAAGACGCCGTGGCGCGGCGCGGCTTCGCCGACGCCTACCAAACCCAGGCGGACCGATGCGGATACAACTCGGAGACCGGGGAACTCGAGAACTCGAACCCGTGTCTGCTGCTCGTCGTCGACGGCGAGGTCGTCAACTCCTTCGGGATGGCCCCCGACCTGGCCGACAGCATGGCCGCCGGGTCGTGGGCTGAAACGGGGAACTTCCGGCTCACGACCGGCGAGTTCACCGAGGCGCAGACCATCTCGCTGAACCTCCGCGCCGGCGCGCTCCCGGCCGACCTCGACATCAGCGGCGAGGGGACCTCCTCGTCCATCTCGGCCTCGCAGGGGGAGAACTTCCGGACGTACTCGCTGATCATCGGCGTGCTCTCGGTGTTCGCCGTCGCCGGGATGGTGTTCCTCCGCTACCGGGAACCGCGGGTCGCCCTGCCGATGATCGTCACGGCGCTGGCCGAGGTGTACGCCCTGCTCGGGTTCGCGGCGCTGCTCGGTTACCCGCTCGAACTCGCGGTGATCGCCGGCTTCATCGCCGTGGTCGGGACCGGGGTCGACGACCTCGTCATCATCGCCGACCAGGTGATGAGCGAGGGCGACGTGAGCTCCCGGACGGTGTTCAACTCGCGCTTCCGTCAGGCGTTCTGGGTCATCGGCGCGGCCGCGGCCACGACCATCATCGCGATGTCGCCACTGATGGTGCTGTCGCTCGGGGACCTCTCCGGGTTCGCCATCTTCACCGTCCTCGGCGTGCTGATCGGCGTGCTGATCACCCGCCCCGCGTACGGCGACATCCTGCGCCGCCTGCTGACGGTCCGCTGA
- a CDS encoding metal-dependent transcriptional regulator produces the protein MPTDAVEDYLKAIYRIESRAGPPVSTSQIAEALDKTPATVTSMVETLSDRGLLSREKYKGVELTPAGEVAALEVVRRHRLIEAFLAEQLDYEATEVHAEADALEHHVSEEFTRRVESLLDYPAADPHGDPIPPADLSTPEDAGTALVAALEPGERGTVARISDRDPDVLEFLVDAGITPGTTVEVVDVASFGLVTVRTSDGDEHGLPEAVADRVYVRRAAESSAAGDGQEASDA, from the coding sequence ATGCCCACCGACGCCGTCGAAGATTATCTCAAGGCGATCTATCGGATCGAGTCGCGGGCGGGGCCGCCCGTCTCCACCTCGCAGATCGCGGAGGCGCTCGACAAGACCCCCGCGACCGTGACGAGCATGGTGGAGACGCTCTCCGACCGGGGGCTGCTCTCCCGCGAGAAGTACAAGGGCGTCGAGCTCACGCCCGCCGGCGAGGTCGCCGCGCTGGAGGTCGTGCGCCGGCACCGGCTCATCGAGGCGTTCCTCGCCGAGCAGCTGGACTACGAGGCGACCGAGGTCCACGCCGAGGCCGACGCGCTCGAACACCACGTCAGCGAGGAGTTCACGCGGCGCGTCGAGAGCCTCCTCGACTACCCCGCCGCCGACCCGCACGGTGACCCGATCCCCCCGGCGGACCTGTCGACGCCGGAGGACGCCGGCACCGCGCTCGTCGCGGCCCTGGAGCCCGGTGAACGGGGGACCGTCGCCCGCATCAGCGACCGCGACCCCGACGTGTTGGAGTTCCTCGTCGACGCGGGGATCACCCCGGGCACGACCGTCGAGGTCGTCGACGTGGCCTCGTTCGGGCTGGTCACCGTCCGGACGAGCGACGGCGACGAACACGGGCTGCCGGAGGCGGTCGCGGACCGCGTGTACGTCCGCCGCGCCGCGGAGTCGAGCGCCGCCGGCGACGGGCAGGAGGCGAGCGACGCATGA
- a CDS encoding TMEM165/GDT1 family protein, producing the protein MTSYVEILVVAFAAQLAVLPGEKVQLMIAGLATKYDPKIVVAAAGSAFAGWTAVEIAFGQALQSALPPLALNAATAVLFFLFAVLLYRSAPPRGTSPEAERTDGGMAAFDDLSLPGRLDRYSGSLGGFLPIFALTATGEFGDKTQLVTIGLAVQYGATSAIWVGEMLAIIPVSIANAYFFHKFAGRVDMRLAHLGSALLFAFFGADTVLAIATGFSVWETFVGAVGGLVAGLF; encoded by the coding sequence ATGACGAGCTACGTCGAGATCCTCGTCGTCGCGTTCGCCGCCCAGCTCGCGGTGCTTCCGGGCGAGAAGGTCCAGCTGATGATCGCCGGGCTCGCGACGAAGTACGATCCGAAGATCGTCGTCGCCGCGGCCGGCTCCGCGTTCGCCGGGTGGACCGCCGTCGAGATCGCCTTCGGGCAGGCCCTCCAGTCGGCGCTGCCGCCGCTCGCGCTCAACGCCGCGACCGCGGTCCTGTTCTTCCTCTTCGCGGTGCTCCTGTACCGCTCCGCCCCGCCCCGCGGAACGAGCCCCGAGGCGGAGCGCACGGACGGCGGGATGGCCGCGTTCGACGACCTCTCGCTGCCGGGGCGGCTCGACCGATACTCGGGGTCGCTCGGCGGCTTCCTGCCCATCTTCGCGCTCACCGCGACCGGGGAGTTCGGGGACAAGACCCAGCTGGTCACGATCGGCTTGGCCGTCCAGTACGGCGCGACCTCCGCCATCTGGGTCGGCGAGATGCTCGCGATCATCCCGGTGAGCATCGCGAACGCGTACTTCTTCCACAAGTTCGCCGGACGGGTCGATATGCGGCTCGCGCACCTCGGCTCCGCGCTGCTGTTCGCCTTCTTCGGCGCGGACACCGTGCTGGCGATCG